The Paraphotobacterium marinum genome contains a region encoding:
- the fliQ gene encoding flagellar biosynthesis protein FliQ yields the protein MTPENVVDLISQAMWLIIIIVSVIIVPSLIVGLIIAIIQAATQINEQTLSFLPRLIVTFLMIIFCGHWFFEKLMSFFNQLFMTIPGMIG from the coding sequence ATGACTCCAGAGAATGTAGTAGATTTAATCTCCCAAGCCATGTGGCTCATTATAATTATCGTCTCTGTTATTATTGTACCCAGTCTTATAGTAGGCTTGATTATTGCTATCATTCAAGCAGCAACACAAATTAATGAACAAACCTTAAGTTTTCTGCCCCGTCTTATCGTAACTTTTTTAATGATAATTTTTTGTGGTCATTGGTTTTTTGAAAAGTTAATGTCTTTTTTTAATCAGCTATTCATGACAATTCCTGGAATGATTGGATGA
- the fliD gene encoding flagellar filament capping protein FliD: MSTIDPTTIANQLATAETQPFRALYQRNLNDILTERNAVNEIESSLKTFQDAVSQFKSQSNFQEQTASSSDDSVLTVQRNGSTNSNFATNLSFVVTSKASSQQNLVSLTPPLASSLSINIQQDTSSDNLILSGDISNILDQLADFNNDQNKNTNVSASIISNNGNYQLILESETGSANNFTVNNAPSTEIQSAQDASIQIGTPGAGAQLLTSSTNTFNNLVPGYDITVESISSDPVDVTIANDPDATTQKVQDLVDSYNSVLQTIGQYTATGNENERRGILAGDSLVRNVTNQINNIFRGSFNGERLFNVGVEFDEKGSLSLNSAKFNDALNNGNVDLDELFLGPNSFIDSLDDTLNSLLSFNNSAFASRKEFFRLTIERIEDRQFRLEDTYNSLFDRYVVQFSQMNNIINQMNQTSSLFTGGGF; the protein is encoded by the coding sequence ATGAGTACGATTGACCCAACCACAATAGCCAATCAATTAGCTACAGCTGAAACTCAGCCTTTTCGAGCCTTATACCAAAGAAATCTCAATGATATATTGACAGAAAGAAATGCTGTTAACGAAATTGAATCAAGTTTAAAAACGTTTCAAGATGCCGTTTCACAGTTCAAGTCTCAGTCCAACTTTCAAGAACAAACAGCCTCATCTTCTGACGATTCTGTGCTCACTGTCCAACGTAATGGCTCGACTAATTCTAACTTTGCGACTAATTTAAGTTTTGTGGTGACCTCTAAAGCATCCTCTCAACAAAATTTAGTCTCACTGACTCCGCCGCTAGCCTCTTCTTTATCCATTAATATTCAACAAGATACTTCTTCAGACAACCTCATTCTTTCTGGTGATATCAGCAATATCCTCGATCAGCTTGCTGATTTTAATAATGATCAAAACAAAAACACCAATGTTTCAGCCAGTATTATAAGTAATAATGGAAACTATCAATTAATTCTTGAGAGTGAAACCGGCTCCGCGAACAATTTTACTGTAAACAATGCTCCTAGTACTGAAATTCAATCCGCTCAGGATGCATCGATTCAAATTGGGACACCAGGGGCTGGAGCTCAACTTTTAACCAGTAGCACGAACACTTTTAATAATTTAGTTCCGGGATATGACATCACTGTTGAAAGTATTTCATCGGATCCAGTTGATGTGACTATTGCAAACGATCCAGATGCAACAACACAGAAAGTTCAAGATTTAGTCGACAGTTACAACTCAGTCCTTCAAACCATCGGTCAATATACAGCCACTGGAAATGAAAATGAAAGAAGAGGTATTCTTGCTGGTGACTCACTTGTCAGAAATGTAACCAATCAAATCAATAATATTTTCCGTGGAAGTTTTAATGGCGAACGTCTTTTCAATGTAGGGGTTGAGTTTGATGAAAAAGGAAGCTTATCTCTTAATAGCGCTAAATTTAATGATGCCTTAAATAACGGTAATGTCGATTTAGATGAATTATTTCTCGGACCAAATAGTTTTATTGATTCTCTCGATGATACGCTAAATAGTTTATTGAGTTTTAACAACTCTGCCTTTGCCAGTCGTAAAGAATTTTTTCGATTAACGATTGAAAGAATAGAGGATCGTCAATTTAGGCTTGAAGACACCTATAACAGTTTATTTGATCGTTATGTTGTCCAATTTTCTCAAATGAACAATATTATCAATCAAATGAATCAAACCAGTAGTCTCTTTACCGGAGGCGGATTTTAA
- a CDS encoding flagellar motor protein MotB: MSDSNFVYIKKRTRQSTNETHGGAWKVAFADFMIALMALFLVLWILQVVDETERHAIVAHLNSSNVFDDNAGNPFDTSQSLSPIDLATNSADLTAQNIQNQSTSFRDGDGDGIEDDALIPGQYDTMEQLEILSHTLKKLIEKQNATNNVKIDITPHGLRMVFQDDFRQNMFMLGGAKLTPFFEDLLLIIAPIFKQISNSMIISGHTDGKQFKRVFSQNTNWELSSKRANVARYTLIGGGMPENRVLQIAGMANRVLLNQEKPLSSENRRIEIFVLTTPTETIINSLFGKNVEKIPLENSKEQAEQNQPVLRQKINFETQ, encoded by the coding sequence ATGTCTGATTCTAATTTTGTTTACATCAAGAAAAGAACGCGTCAATCGACTAATGAAACACATGGTGGTGCATGGAAAGTTGCTTTTGCTGATTTTATGATAGCATTGATGGCCCTCTTTCTGGTTTTGTGGATTTTACAGGTCGTTGACGAAACAGAACGTCATGCAATTGTTGCGCATCTAAATAGCTCAAATGTTTTTGATGATAATGCTGGTAATCCATTTGATACCTCACAAAGTTTATCACCAATTGATTTAGCAACTAATTCGGCAGATTTGACTGCACAAAATATTCAAAATCAATCTACAAGTTTTAGAGATGGGGATGGGGACGGTATAGAAGACGATGCATTAATTCCTGGACAATATGATACGATGGAGCAACTTGAAATTTTAAGTCATACGCTAAAAAAATTAATTGAAAAACAAAATGCAACCAATAATGTTAAAATTGATATCACCCCACATGGCCTGAGAATGGTCTTTCAGGACGACTTTAGACAAAATATGTTTATGCTGGGTGGTGCAAAGTTAACACCCTTCTTTGAAGATCTCCTTTTAATCATCGCACCCATATTTAAACAAATATCTAATTCCATGATTATCAGCGGACACACTGATGGCAAGCAATTTAAAAGAGTATTTAGTCAAAACACAAATTGGGAGTTATCAAGTAAAAGAGCTAATGTAGCAAGGTATACTCTTATAGGAGGGGGGATGCCTGAAAATAGAGTTCTACAAATAGCAGGTATGGCAAATAGAGTTCTTTTAAATCAAGAAAAACCCTTAAGTAGTGAAAATAGAAGAATTGAAATTTTCGTTTTAACAACACCTACAGAAACGATCATTAATTCTCTATTTGGAAAAAACGTGGAAAAAATTCCCCTTGAAAACTCAAAAGAACAAGCTGAACAAAACCAGCCTGTTCTAAGACAAAAAATTAATTTTGAAACTCAATAG
- the fliP gene encoding flagellar type III secretion system pore protein FliP (The bacterial flagellar biogenesis protein FliP forms a type III secretion system (T3SS)-type pore required for flagellar assembly.), translating into MLTSWKIIITIGIWFFSSSLYAETSTSGLNILTVTDGDTQQEYSVKLQILLLMTALSFIPAFILMTTSFTRIIVVLAILRQALGLQQSPPNRILVGIALALTILIMRPVWTKIYNEAFTPYDQGNITLVQAFGVAEKPIRDFMLKQTHKSSLEQMLKIAKEPLNQKAEDISFSVLLPAFVISELKTAFQIGFMLFIPFLIIDLIVASILMAMGMMMLSPLIISLPFKIILFVLVDGWSMTVGSLTASFG; encoded by the coding sequence ATGCTCACATCATGGAAGATCATTATAACTATAGGAATATGGTTCTTTTCTAGCTCGCTGTATGCCGAAACTAGCACTTCCGGGCTAAATATTTTAACCGTTACAGATGGTGACACTCAACAGGAATATAGTGTTAAACTTCAAATCTTACTTTTGATGACAGCACTGAGTTTCATTCCTGCCTTTATTCTCATGACAACCTCATTTACTCGAATTATTGTGGTACTGGCTATTTTAAGGCAAGCTTTGGGACTTCAACAAAGTCCGCCGAATCGAATTCTAGTTGGAATTGCTCTAGCTCTGACTATTTTAATCATGCGTCCAGTATGGACAAAAATATATAACGAGGCCTTCACTCCATACGATCAAGGTAATATTACATTAGTTCAAGCTTTTGGTGTTGCAGAAAAGCCCATACGAGATTTTATGCTCAAACAAACGCATAAATCTTCCTTAGAGCAAATGCTCAAAATAGCAAAAGAGCCATTAAATCAAAAAGCAGAAGATATATCCTTTTCAGTTCTGTTACCTGCTTTTGTCATAAGTGAGCTCAAAACTGCTTTTCAAATAGGGTTTATGTTATTTATTCCATTTCTAATAATTGATTTAATTGTTGCTTCAATTTTGATGGCCATGGGTATGATGATGTTGTCACCTCTTATCATTTCTCTTCCCTTTAAAATTATTTTATTTGTTTTAGTCGATGGTTGGTCAATGACGGTTGGCTCCTTGACTGCAAGCTTTGGATAG
- a CDS encoding flagellar basal body-associated FliL family protein, with product MSKKNLFMIVLIMIGLSIFVSVLSIYGTLQLKQSQWFSSSNTNAPSYHSLDKVIISVKGKRQTHYVMMEIAIENNDPEKMKEIDNYMPVIRNTLLKMFSEKTYEQLQEESDIDKLQKELKSTLLQELSEQSFVSNIKNVLLTKYVIQ from the coding sequence ATGTCTAAAAAAAATTTATTTATGATCGTATTGATAATGATTGGATTGAGTATTTTTGTGTCTGTATTATCTATATACGGAACACTGCAATTAAAACAAAGTCAGTGGTTTTCTTCATCTAATACAAACGCCCCCTCTTATCATTCTCTTGACAAGGTCATAATCAGTGTCAAAGGAAAGCGCCAAACCCATTACGTCATGATGGAAATCGCTATAGAAAATAATGATCCTGAAAAAATGAAAGAAATAGATAATTATATGCCAGTTATTCGAAATACACTTCTAAAAATGTTCAGTGAAAAAACATATGAACAATTACAGGAAGAATCTGATATAGATAAGCTACAAAAAGAGTTAAAAAGTACCCTACTTCAAGAATTATCTGAACAATCTTTTGTTTCTAACATAAAAAACGTTTTATTAACTAAGTATGTTATTCAGTAA
- a CDS encoding flagellin N-terminal helical domain-containing protein yields MAALSLQSNFASLVAQNTLTNTNSMVEQAMLRLSTGYKINSAADDAAGLQISNRLELQTRGMKVAERNANDGISLLQTAEGAFDEMTNIAYRINDLATQAANGINGPDDFLAIDAEVSQLVEQLRQTYDTTNFGGVNLFSQGVATNDGGIFGGNGPVPLPIPPGGTGTATPGDVVFQIGSTTEETLRFNAATEVDNVDQVITDLANITISDQATAQDVMDLVQGTNGQGNNGPLANLVGDLGAVRAEFGATINRLDSTIKNLQNMGENISASKGRITDADFAVETANLTKNQLLMQAGTQVLGQVNQLPGLALSLLR; encoded by the coding sequence ATGGCCGCACTATCTTTGCAATCGAATTTTGCTTCATTAGTTGCACAAAATACACTAACCAATACAAATAGTATGGTAGAACAAGCTATGCTTCGTTTAAGTACTGGTTATAAAATCAACTCTGCAGCGGACGATGCGGCAGGTTTACAAATTTCAAATCGTTTAGAGCTTCAAACTAGAGGGATGAAAGTTGCAGAAAGAAATGCAAATGATGGTATTTCATTGCTTCAAACCGCCGAGGGTGCTTTTGATGAAATGACGAACATTGCTTATCGAATTAATGATTTAGCAACTCAGGCAGCAAATGGAATTAATGGACCTGATGATTTTCTTGCAATTGACGCGGAAGTAAGTCAACTTGTTGAGCAGCTTAGACAAACTTACGATACCACTAACTTTGGTGGTGTGAATTTGTTTTCTCAAGGAGTAGCCACTAATGATGGTGGTATTTTTGGAGGAAACGGTCCTGTACCTTTACCAATCCCTCCTGGTGGTACTGGAACAGCAACGCCAGGGGACGTTGTGTTTCAAATTGGTTCAACCACTGAAGAAACCCTTCGATTTAATGCAGCGACTGAAGTAGATAACGTTGATCAAGTAATAACAGATTTAGCTAACATTACTATTTCAGACCAGGCAACTGCTCAGGATGTCATGGATTTGGTGCAGGGAACCAATGGACAAGGAAATAATGGTCCTCTAGCAAACCTGGTAGGAGATTTAGGGGCGGTTCGAGCTGAATTTGGTGCGACTATTAACCGTCTTGATAGTACGATTAAAAATTTACAAAATATGGGTGAAAATATTTCCGCATCCAAAGGTCGTATTACTGATGCAGATTTTGCAGTTGAAACCGCGAATTTAACTAAGAACCAGCTACTGATGCAGGCTGGAACCCAGGTCTTAGGTCAGGTGAACCAGCTTCCAGGTTTAGCATTATCTTTATTGAGATAA
- the flhB gene encoding flagellar biosynthesis protein FlhB: MSDQPAQEKTEKATPHKQQKSKREGQTVRAKEFVTALIFIIVGGYFFIQLQRIYDGLKAIFGLNFQFTKDDLNSPWRAFEFFGESLGLLIDLLIPIFIVIFFATLLGNLIIGGWIFNFKNVHFKTEKLNPFKGLKRMFSSKSLAELIKSIIKVSLIATILYLYLASHISELIATQRMPLIQGIIFVLEMFLTGILMMGAVLIIVGILDIPYQKYEHNKQLKMTKHEVKEEMKQNDGKPEVKQKIRQLQQQFARRQINKTVPDANVVITNPTHYAVAIKYDPSVTDAPYVVAKGIDETALYIQKIAKANAVEVIQSAQLARSIYHTTHLEQKIPNQLFTAVAHILAYILQLKSYREGKGNKPLDLPVFHIDQKLRY; this comes from the coding sequence ATGAGTGACCAGCCTGCACAAGAAAAAACAGAAAAAGCCACGCCCCACAAACAGCAAAAAAGCAAACGTGAAGGCCAAACAGTCCGAGCAAAAGAGTTTGTAACAGCCTTAATTTTCATCATAGTTGGCGGTTATTTTTTTATACAATTACAACGTATTTATGATGGTTTAAAAGCTATTTTTGGTTTAAATTTTCAGTTTACTAAGGATGATTTGAACAGTCCCTGGCGTGCTTTTGAATTTTTCGGGGAAAGTTTAGGGTTATTAATTGATTTATTAATACCAATCTTTATTGTCATATTCTTTGCGACTTTACTTGGTAATTTAATAATAGGTGGCTGGATTTTTAATTTTAAAAACGTCCATTTTAAAACAGAAAAGTTAAATCCATTTAAGGGCCTCAAAAGAATGTTTTCTTCGAAATCGCTCGCAGAGTTGATTAAATCCATTATTAAAGTGTCTCTAATTGCAACTATTTTATATTTATATTTAGCGTCTCATATCAGTGAGCTCATTGCTACACAAAGGATGCCTCTTATTCAAGGCATCATTTTTGTGTTAGAAATGTTTTTAACAGGTATTTTAATGATGGGAGCTGTTCTCATTATTGTCGGCATCCTCGATATTCCATACCAGAAATATGAGCATAATAAACAATTAAAAATGACAAAGCATGAAGTAAAAGAAGAGATGAAGCAAAATGATGGTAAACCCGAAGTTAAACAAAAAATAAGACAACTTCAACAACAGTTTGCCAGACGTCAAATTAATAAAACTGTCCCAGATGCAAATGTTGTGATCACAAACCCAACCCATTATGCGGTTGCTATAAAATATGATCCCAGTGTTACCGATGCTCCGTATGTAGTTGCCAAAGGAATTGATGAAACTGCCCTTTATATTCAAAAAATTGCCAAAGCAAATGCTGTTGAAGTGATCCAATCAGCACAACTTGCTCGCTCTATTTATCATACGACTCATTTAGAGCAAAAAATTCCTAATCAATTATTTACGGCAGTTGCACACATACTCGCATACATTTTACAACTTAAATCATATCGAGAAGGTAAAGGAAACAAACCCTTAGATTTACCTGTTTTTCATATTGATCAAAAACTTAGATATTAA
- the fliS gene encoding flagellar export chaperone FliS, whose product MLMNENGFNSYQNNQLEAKAASASPTELIVMLIDGFNDNLIKAKGHMANKRIYEKGEAINRCMNIVIGLDSAIDLQNGGEAAQNLAQLYTYIQSKLLEASSQNSIEVLDEIELLMNNLKEGWQGIS is encoded by the coding sequence ATGTTGATGAATGAAAATGGTTTTAACTCTTATCAAAATAATCAATTAGAAGCAAAGGCAGCTTCAGCGTCCCCTACTGAACTTATTGTCATGCTAATTGATGGATTCAATGATAATCTCATCAAAGCCAAAGGTCATATGGCTAATAAGCGTATTTATGAAAAAGGGGAAGCTATCAACCGATGTATGAATATTGTTATTGGACTTGATAGCGCAATTGACCTTCAAAATGGTGGTGAAGCAGCTCAAAATCTGGCACAACTTTATACTTATATCCAGTCTAAATTGCTCGAGGCGAGTAGTCAAAATTCTATCGAGGTTTTGGATGAAATTGAACTATTAATGAATAACTTGAAAGAAGGATGGCAAGGTATCTCATGA
- a CDS encoding flagellar hook-length control protein FliK: MSSLQSSDINNDSRFKITTSSILDAVKNLNYSLKKDLTNSSPTNSLTQTITAESSLRANSIQPSPILTKSVEISSFQENKMVQLLQERIQFQMNQNISEAKVRLDPPELGKIDLLVRLDLDKLNIQLNTAQLSTKEILSQISERLKNELINQSNMNVEVNIGQKESSQSENNFEEMLFDSKKDTELLNFDAQSDAFTSLEKQNSESWISTKA; the protein is encoded by the coding sequence ATGTCGAGTCTCCAATCATCTGACATCAATAATGACTCTCGATTTAAAATAACTACATCTTCAATCTTAGATGCCGTCAAAAATCTAAACTACTCTCTCAAAAAAGATTTAACTAACAGTTCGCCAACTAATAGCCTAACGCAAACCATAACAGCTGAGTCGTCACTGAGAGCTAACTCTATACAGCCAAGTCCTATATTAACTAAGTCGGTTGAGATCTCATCCTTCCAAGAAAATAAAATGGTGCAACTTTTACAAGAGCGAATTCAATTTCAAATGAATCAAAATATTAGTGAAGCAAAAGTTCGTCTAGATCCTCCAGAGCTTGGTAAAATTGATTTACTTGTTCGACTAGATTTGGATAAATTAAATATCCAGCTCAATACAGCCCAACTTTCCACAAAAGAAATTTTGTCCCAAATTTCAGAGCGTTTGAAAAATGAATTAATAAATCAAAGCAATATGAATGTTGAAGTAAATATCGGACAAAAAGAATCTTCTCAATCAGAAAATAATTTTGAAGAAATGTTGTTTGATTCAAAAAAAGATACAGAACTATTAAATTTTGACGCGCAATCTGACGCTTTTACATCTTTAGAAAAGCAAAATTCTGAAAGTTGGATTTCAACAAAAGCATAG
- the flgL gene encoding flagellar hook-associated protein FlgL, with translation MPVLRASDAQLNQLMTQSLQKNNLDINFVFEQMSTGKRIQSLSDDPIDSINLLNLERQLTAIDQYKTNVDNVKTNLSIQEEALQGIVDGFKRVRDLLLWAKNGNLTDADRLGILTEIDALNEGATSLLNTQDENGIYLFSGTLSDQASIVGDNNIGFTLQGNTDLRLVNVAKGINVQSNYTAQQMFDLGAGQNVFESIRLLNQGGVINIAGIDGAISDLDVTLGNILENITRMGGQQNALDLIKSNHVDNETLTTKVSSEIEQLDYAEASVQLTNLQNALQATQASFVTITGMSLFDRL, from the coding sequence ATGCCAGTATTAAGAGCAAGCGATGCGCAATTGAATCAACTTATGACTCAAAGTTTGCAAAAAAATAATTTAGACATAAATTTTGTTTTTGAGCAAATGTCGACAGGAAAAAGAATTCAGTCGTTATCAGATGATCCGATTGATTCAATTAATTTATTGAATTTAGAAAGACAATTGACTGCAATAGATCAATACAAAACTAATGTAGATAATGTTAAAACAAATTTATCCATTCAAGAAGAAGCTTTACAGGGAATTGTAGATGGTTTCAAAAGAGTTCGAGATCTTTTACTTTGGGCGAAAAATGGAAATTTAACGGATGCAGATAGGCTTGGGATACTTACTGAAATAGATGCTTTGAATGAAGGAGCAACATCTCTACTCAATACTCAAGATGAAAATGGAATTTACCTATTCTCAGGAACTTTATCAGATCAAGCGAGTATTGTAGGAGATAATAACATTGGTTTTACTTTGCAAGGTAATACCGATTTAAGGCTCGTTAATGTCGCTAAGGGTATTAATGTTCAATCAAATTATACGGCTCAACAAATGTTTGATTTAGGAGCAGGACAGAACGTTTTTGAATCAATTCGTTTACTAAATCAAGGTGGAGTAATTAATATTGCAGGTATTGATGGCGCTATTAGTGATTTAGATGTAACCCTTGGAAATATTCTTGAAAATATTACAAGAATGGGTGGACAGCAGAATGCTTTGGATTTAATAAAATCCAATCACGTTGACAATGAAACATTAACGACTAAAGTATCCTCTGAAATTGAACAATTAGATTATGCGGAAGCATCTGTGCAACTTACTAATTTACAAAATGCGCTTCAGGCCACACAAGCCTCTTTTGTGACAATTACTGGAATGTCACTTTTTGATAGACTGTGA
- a CDS encoding mechanosensitive ion channel domain-containing protein translates to MTLTKIVTTVTPHLLHSIAAAAIIFVLSLFIYFLFKRKFEIKKQRRQFKYRITYIGLIVLSIAMAQIWIEGLNDVFTMVALVATGLIVSNKETIMNLVGFLIINWRGIFTEGDFIQIQNFKGYVVTIRPFYFKIYETTSISKAQATGKTIKIPNNLIITAPTKTFNPETNITLSEISYMVDWSSNNRLALEITTNLINQLTEKYYKTCPHFQNHYLKRKNKELSHLISLKPKVFAKLDHDKDKGLLICINYYVQSRFKEELENEFWCLLQEKVSSEDIQLVFI, encoded by the coding sequence ATGACCTTAACTAAAATAGTTACGACTGTTACACCTCACCTACTCCATAGTATAGCCGCAGCTGCGATTATTTTTGTTCTCAGTCTTTTTATTTATTTTCTTTTTAAACGTAAATTTGAAATCAAAAAACAACGTAGACAGTTTAAATACCGAATCACTTATATTGGATTGATAGTCCTTAGTATTGCCATGGCACAGATTTGGATTGAAGGTCTCAATGACGTTTTTACGATGGTAGCACTTGTTGCAACAGGTTTAATTGTTAGTAATAAAGAGACTATAATGAATTTAGTTGGTTTTTTAATTATTAACTGGAGAGGGATTTTTACTGAAGGAGACTTTATCCAAATACAAAACTTTAAAGGTTATGTGGTTACCATACGTCCATTCTATTTTAAAATATACGAAACTACGAGCATTTCTAAAGCACAAGCAACTGGGAAAACTATAAAAATACCCAATAATTTAATCATTACGGCACCCACAAAAACATTCAATCCTGAAACAAATATTACTCTATCTGAAATTAGTTATATGGTTGACTGGTCTTCAAATAATCGCTTAGCTTTAGAAATCACAACTAATTTAATTAACCAACTCACTGAAAAGTATTATAAAACTTGTCCGCATTTTCAAAATCACTATCTCAAAAGAAAAAATAAAGAACTAAGTCATTTAATTTCTTTAAAACCAAAGGTCTTTGCAAAGCTTGACCATGATAAAGACAAAGGATTGTTAATTTGCATCAATTACTACGTCCAGTCTCGATTTAAAGAAGAGTTAGAAAACGAGTTTTGGTGTCTTTTACAAGAAAAGGTGAGTTCTGAAGATATTCAGCTTGTTTTTATCTAG
- the fliR gene encoding flagellar biosynthetic protein FliR, producing MVITSAEITSLWGAFWWPFVRIGAVLLSMPFFGDALISVRIRIGLTLCLAFLVYPFVPTMPVIEPLSLQALYLTLEQILWGFFFGLILHLLFTTLTMLGQMISLQMGLAMAVMNDPVNGMSVPIISRLFLIFCTLLFLSMDAHLLVIQILVNSFQIWPIGSGITDNSLTLILKIFGWTISAALGLALPTIICMLLTNVAFGIMNRVSPSFNIFALGFPMTMLVGLFSMLLSASNIPSKYNDFVVQTLDWLTYYNQGAP from the coding sequence ATTGTTATAACAAGTGCTGAAATAACAAGTTTATGGGGAGCCTTTTGGTGGCCCTTTGTTAGAATTGGGGCTGTTCTTTTATCGATGCCTTTTTTTGGTGATGCGCTCATCTCAGTACGTATTCGGATCGGTTTAACTCTCTGTTTGGCTTTTTTAGTTTATCCTTTTGTGCCAACCATGCCTGTAATAGAGCCCCTCTCGTTACAAGCACTTTATCTCACTTTAGAACAAATCTTATGGGGCTTTTTCTTTGGGTTGATCCTGCATCTTCTTTTTACCACTTTAACCATGCTCGGACAAATGATTTCACTTCAAATGGGTCTTGCAATGGCGGTCATGAATGATCCGGTCAATGGGATGAGTGTGCCCATTATCAGTCGTCTTTTTCTTATTTTTTGTACTCTTTTATTTTTATCCATGGATGCACACCTTCTTGTCATTCAAATTTTAGTCAACAGTTTCCAAATTTGGCCTATTGGATCTGGAATTACTGATAATAGCCTTACTTTAATTTTAAAAATTTTTGGCTGGACAATTTCCGCTGCTCTGGGACTGGCTCTTCCAACCATTATTTGTATGCTTTTAACAAATGTTGCTTTTGGTATTATGAACCGCGTATCTCCCAGCTTTAATATTTTTGCTCTAGGTTTTCCAATGACGATGTTAGTTGGTTTATTTAGCATGCTACTATCGGCAAGTAATATCCCGAGTAAATATAATGATTTTGTGGTTCAGACATTAGATTGGCTGACCTATTATAATCAGGGGGCTCCATAA
- a CDS encoding FliA/WhiG family RNA polymerase sigma factor, with translation MLEIDPLHEYANGSNELNTIDEAAIIEQNIKIIHRIANQFRHQANTYCSLEDMYQIGCMAVLECSRKHQHTDDVSFKSYISCRIRGAILDELRRLDWRSRQTRQQAHELNDMERSLQKSLGRPPKSSEVCHALGISEEEYVKRAQDSYAFEMMSLDQLVESGKYFQDPSCQTDDGLDENSLQEILTKNLDLLNKREQLILTLFYEYELNQNEIALTLNLTAPRVCQIHKEALQKLNGLNGSKENHNAKV, from the coding sequence ATGCTTGAGATTGATCCTCTTCATGAGTATGCAAATGGAAGTAACGAGTTAAATACCATTGATGAAGCAGCTATCATTGAACAAAATATTAAAATCATTCATCGAATAGCTAATCAATTTAGACATCAAGCAAATACCTATTGTTCACTTGAGGATATGTACCAAATTGGTTGTATGGCTGTATTAGAATGTTCAAGAAAACATCAGCATACAGACGATGTTTCTTTCAAATCTTATATTAGTTGTCGAATACGTGGTGCTATTTTAGATGAACTTAGAAGATTAGATTGGAGATCTCGACAAACAAGACAACAAGCACATGAATTAAATGATATGGAGCGTTCTTTACAAAAGAGTCTGGGCAGACCCCCTAAATCAAGTGAAGTGTGTCATGCTCTTGGAATTAGCGAAGAAGAATATGTAAAGCGTGCCCAAGATTCTTATGCATTTGAAATGATGAGTTTAGATCAACTAGTTGAAAGTGGTAAATACTTTCAAGATCCATCGTGTCAAACAGATGATGGGTTAGATGAAAATAGTTTACAAGAAATTCTAACTAAAAATTTAGATCTTTTAAATAAACGCGAACAACTCATTTTAACTTTGTTTTATGAATATGAACTCAATCAAAATGAAATCGCCCTGACACTCAACTTAACTGCGCCTCGTGTTTGTCAAATTCATAAAGAAGCGCTCCAAAAACTTAATGGTCTGAATGGGAGTAAGGAGAATCATAATGCAAAAGTTTAA